Proteins from a single region of Microbacterium sp. zg-Y818:
- a CDS encoding protein phosphatase 2C domain-containing protein: MSTGKGESVPEATTQTRVVALPEGELSLSWAAATDVGRRREVNQDAVLALYPLFIVADGMGGHIGGEIASASTIERLKAVAGKDDVTPKSIEKALARAVDDIGRHVDTTDDGTGTTVTGVYLDAAGDEPTWVTLNIGDSRVYLMRDDSLMQITTDHSVVQELIASGRLSPEEAENHPYGNVITRAVGPTESVTPDYVRLDVIDGDRFVICSDGLTKELTDYGILHFLLEHADPAEAVDAMLRAALENGGRDNVSIIVLNAHLSGVAGIDDDTAERPQVSQQTTPVQRPDVASANTSDAASAADAGSSTNAD; encoded by the coding sequence ATGTCGACAGGGAAGGGCGAGAGCGTGCCCGAGGCCACCACCCAGACACGCGTCGTCGCGCTGCCCGAGGGCGAGCTGTCCCTGTCGTGGGCTGCGGCCACCGATGTGGGACGCAGACGCGAGGTCAACCAGGACGCCGTGTTGGCCCTGTACCCGCTCTTCATCGTCGCCGACGGCATGGGCGGCCACATCGGCGGCGAGATCGCCAGCGCCAGCACGATCGAGCGGCTGAAGGCCGTCGCCGGCAAGGACGACGTCACCCCCAAGAGCATCGAGAAGGCCCTCGCACGCGCCGTGGACGACATCGGCCGACACGTGGACACGACCGATGACGGCACCGGCACGACCGTGACGGGCGTGTATCTCGACGCCGCGGGCGACGAGCCGACCTGGGTGACGCTCAACATCGGCGACTCGCGCGTGTACCTCATGCGCGACGACAGCCTGATGCAGATCACCACCGACCACTCCGTGGTGCAGGAGCTCATCGCCTCGGGACGCCTCAGCCCCGAAGAGGCCGAGAACCACCCATACGGCAACGTGATCACGCGTGCGGTAGGCCCGACCGAGAGCGTCACCCCCGACTACGTGCGGCTCGACGTCATCGACGGCGACCGGTTCGTCATCTGCAGCGACGGGCTCACGAAGGAACTGACCGACTACGGCATCCTGCACTTCCTGCTCGAGCACGCCGACCCGGCCGAAGCCGTCGACGCCATGCTGCGGGCGGCGCTCGAGAACGGCGGGCGGGACAACGTCTCGATCATCGTGCTGAATGCGCATCTCAGTGGCGTCGCCGGCATCGACGACGACACCGCCGAGCGCCCTCAGGTCTCGCAGCAGACCACGCCGGTGCAGCGCCCAGACGTGGCGTCTGCGAACACGTCGGATGCCGCATCGGCAGCCGACGCCGGCTCCTCCACAAACGCCGACTGA
- a CDS encoding FtsK/SpoIIIE domain-containing protein, producing the protein MIPPAAGAPWPADLRAEPLVLPTSVEPTPRPALPFASALLPMAASVVLWQVTGSIMSLWFAALGPLLAGGAALDGFRAARRDRRRARRQHRGAHARALEEVTRRHAVERDRLHRRHPDVAGFAVRPDEIWRVVPGRAGHLRIGVGEAFSGVQVTGGDATGDDAALREQAARLADAPLTVPAADGVAVIGPPVVAAAVARGLVAQLCLSSAPGDVRLVGPPAVDGGWTADMPHRRAVTGTAVQLCPRGDRVERGVDAPIAVVGPGSPPPPRCAAVLTLTGLATARLDHAGITREVAVEALGREQAAAIAAALAARAGDVAGGLTAHAGDLAGLLPSAPRAAPGTLPAVIGRDGGEEVVVDLVVDGPHAVVTGVTGAGKSELLTTWIVALCATHTTAQVAFLLADFKGGRAFDRLAGLPHVTGVLTDLDEAAAHRAIQSLRAELRHRERALAAVDARDIGEAGDRLPRLVIVIDEYAALVGTQPELHELFADIAARGRALGMHLILAGQRAGGVFRDALLANCPLRISLRVTDAGDSRLVIGTDDAATLPGDPGARGLALVRRAADRVARSAQVAVCSDATLAALAAAEAGPPPRRPWLPELPEQVPLESLAVKGRPGAIVLGLADEPHRQRQRPVVLAPEDRGLFVIGGPGSGKTGLLRLAAAQHDPAHTLVVPRDPEGAWDAVACFDDLPPRTLVLLDDLDALPVSFGPDHQAHLTEQVEALARDGARRGIRLVVTTQRLTGVAARVAALLPHRAILALPTRADHAAAGGEAAAHRRDLPPGRGTLDDVAVQFALVDAALRPRDADVPLYRPQGLTGFVAPSSSSAARAVRAGWSADGIDVVALGEHAPTAAGGVPLVLWGEPETWLREWRALQEVRATGALVVDAACAGEVRAVTSSRVLPPYASPGRARAWVWDAESAARRVRLQ; encoded by the coding sequence GTGATCCCCCCTGCCGCCGGTGCGCCCTGGCCGGCTGACCTCCGAGCCGAGCCGCTGGTGCTGCCCACGTCGGTCGAACCGACGCCGCGCCCCGCCCTGCCGTTCGCGTCGGCCCTGCTGCCGATGGCGGCATCGGTGGTGCTGTGGCAGGTGACGGGGTCGATCATGTCCCTGTGGTTCGCCGCGCTCGGACCCCTGCTGGCCGGCGGTGCGGCCCTCGACGGGTTTCGCGCGGCCCGCAGGGATCGTCGTCGGGCACGGCGGCAGCACCGCGGTGCCCACGCGCGCGCGCTCGAGGAGGTCACGCGACGCCACGCGGTCGAGCGCGATCGCCTGCACCGCCGGCATCCCGACGTCGCCGGCTTCGCCGTGCGGCCCGACGAGATCTGGCGGGTCGTGCCGGGCCGTGCCGGCCATCTGCGCATCGGGGTGGGAGAGGCGTTCAGCGGGGTGCAGGTGACCGGCGGCGATGCCACGGGCGATGACGCCGCGCTGCGGGAGCAGGCCGCCCGGCTGGCCGATGCGCCGCTCACGGTCCCTGCCGCCGACGGCGTGGCGGTGATCGGTCCGCCGGTGGTGGCCGCCGCCGTCGCGCGAGGCCTCGTCGCGCAGCTGTGCCTGAGCTCAGCGCCCGGTGACGTGAGACTGGTCGGACCGCCGGCGGTGGACGGCGGCTGGACGGCCGACATGCCGCACCGGCGGGCGGTCACCGGCACCGCGGTGCAGCTCTGCCCGCGCGGTGACCGGGTCGAGCGGGGCGTGGACGCGCCCATCGCGGTGGTGGGGCCCGGCTCGCCGCCGCCGCCGCGCTGCGCTGCGGTGCTGACGCTCACCGGCCTGGCCACCGCCCGTCTGGACCACGCGGGCATCACGCGCGAGGTGGCCGTCGAGGCCCTCGGCCGCGAGCAGGCGGCGGCGATCGCCGCCGCGCTCGCCGCCCGCGCGGGCGACGTCGCCGGCGGATTGACCGCGCACGCGGGCGACCTCGCGGGCCTGCTGCCATCGGCACCGCGCGCGGCGCCCGGCACGCTGCCGGCGGTCATCGGGCGCGACGGCGGGGAGGAGGTGGTCGTCGACCTCGTCGTCGACGGTCCGCACGCGGTCGTCACGGGGGTCACCGGCGCCGGCAAGAGCGAGCTGCTGACGACCTGGATCGTGGCGCTGTGCGCAACCCACACCACCGCACAGGTGGCCTTCCTCCTCGCGGACTTCAAGGGAGGGCGGGCCTTTGACCGCCTGGCCGGGCTGCCGCACGTCACGGGGGTGCTGACCGACCTCGACGAGGCGGCCGCCCACCGCGCGATCCAGAGCCTGCGTGCGGAGCTGCGTCACCGCGAACGGGCGCTTGCCGCCGTCGATGCCCGAGACATCGGCGAAGCCGGCGACCGCCTGCCGAGGCTGGTCATCGTCATCGACGAATATGCGGCGCTCGTGGGCACCCAGCCCGAGCTGCACGAGCTGTTCGCCGACATCGCCGCGCGCGGGCGGGCGCTGGGCATGCACCTGATCCTCGCCGGGCAGCGCGCCGGCGGGGTGTTCCGCGACGCGCTGCTGGCGAACTGTCCGCTGCGGATCAGCCTGCGGGTGACCGACGCCGGGGATTCGCGCCTGGTGATCGGCACAGACGACGCGGCGACGCTGCCGGGGGACCCCGGGGCGCGGGGCCTCGCCCTGGTGCGTCGCGCGGCCGACCGGGTGGCCCGCAGCGCGCAGGTGGCCGTATGCAGCGATGCGACACTCGCGGCGCTGGCCGCAGCCGAGGCGGGGCCGCCGCCCCGGCGACCGTGGCTGCCGGAACTGCCGGAGCAGGTGCCGCTCGAGTCGCTGGCGGTGAAGGGACGCCCCGGTGCGATCGTGCTGGGCCTTGCGGACGAACCGCACCGGCAACGGCAGCGGCCGGTGGTGCTCGCGCCCGAGGACCGGGGACTGTTCGTCATCGGAGGCCCCGGGTCGGGCAAGACCGGCCTGCTGCGTCTGGCTGCGGCGCAGCACGACCCCGCCCACACGCTGGTGGTGCCCCGCGACCCCGAGGGGGCGTGGGATGCCGTGGCCTGCTTCGATGATCTGCCGCCGCGCACGCTGGTGCTGCTGGATGACCTCGACGCGCTGCCGGTCTCGTTCGGTCCGGATCACCAGGCTCACCTGACGGAGCAGGTGGAAGCACTCGCCCGCGACGGGGCCCGACGTGGCATCCGCCTGGTCGTCACGACGCAGCGGCTCACCGGCGTCGCCGCCCGGGTGGCGGCGCTGCTGCCGCACCGGGCGATCCTGGCGCTGCCCACCCGGGCGGACCATGCCGCCGCCGGCGGCGAGGCGGCCGCGCATCGCCGGGACCTGCCCCCAGGACGCGGCACGCTCGACGACGTCGCGGTCCAGTTCGCGCTCGTCGACGCGGCGCTGCGACCGAGGGATGCCGACGTCCCGCTGTACCGGCCGCAGGGACTGACCGGCTTCGTCGCCCCTTCGTCGTCGTCCGCTGCGCGTGCGGTGCGCGCAGGCTGGTCCGCCGACGGAATCGACGTCGTCGCGCTGGGGGAGCACGCGCCGACCGCGGCGGGTGGGGTGCCCCTGGTGCTGTGGGGTGAGCCCGAGACGTGGTTGCGCGAGTGGCGCGCACTGCAGGAGGTGCGGGCGACCGGTGCGCTCGTGGTCGACGCCGCCTGCGCGGGCGAGGTGCGGGCCGTGACGTCATCGCGGGTGCTGCCGCCGTACGCATCGCCCGGGCGCGCGAGGGCGTGGGTATGGGACGCCGAGAGCGCGGCCCGGCGGGTGCGGCTGCAGTGA
- the ald gene encoding alanine dehydrogenase produces the protein MRICVPTEVKNNEYRVALTPAGVHDLTSSGHEVFVQRGAGEGSSMTDAEYASAGATLLDDPAEVWARAELLLKVKEPVPSEYVYFRDDLVVFTYLHLAADRSLTERLIADRITAIAYETVQLPGGGLPLLAPMSEVAGRLAPMVGSSTLMRSAGGLGLLMSGVPGTRPARVTIIGGGVAGANAALLAAGMGADVTIFDTNVQRLRFLDDHFQGRVKTAASNPLDLDAAVVASDMVIGSVLIPGAKAPKLVTNAMVARMRPGSVLVDIAVDQGGCFEDSHPTTHADPTFTVHGSVFYCVANMPGAVPNTSTSALTNATLPYIRRIVAHGWREALRTDPALAAGLNTHAGAVVNAGVATAHGMPLGSLADAVA, from the coding sequence ATGAGGATCTGCGTACCGACCGAAGTGAAGAACAACGAATACCGCGTCGCCCTGACCCCTGCCGGGGTGCACGACCTCACCTCCTCCGGGCACGAGGTGTTCGTGCAGCGCGGTGCCGGCGAGGGATCGTCGATGACCGACGCGGAGTACGCATCCGCCGGCGCGACGCTGCTGGACGACCCCGCCGAGGTGTGGGCGCGCGCCGAGCTGCTGCTGAAGGTGAAAGAGCCGGTGCCGAGCGAGTACGTCTACTTCCGCGACGACCTCGTGGTGTTCACCTATCTGCACCTGGCCGCCGACCGCTCGCTCACGGAGCGGCTGATCGCCGACCGGATCACGGCGATCGCGTACGAGACGGTGCAGCTGCCCGGCGGCGGACTGCCGCTGCTCGCACCCATGAGCGAGGTGGCCGGCCGCCTCGCGCCGATGGTCGGGTCGTCCACGCTCATGCGCTCGGCCGGCGGGCTGGGTCTTCTCATGTCCGGCGTGCCGGGGACACGGCCCGCGCGGGTGACGATCATCGGCGGCGGGGTGGCCGGGGCGAACGCGGCGCTCCTCGCGGCGGGGATGGGTGCGGACGTCACCATCTTCGACACGAACGTGCAGCGGCTGCGGTTCCTCGACGATCACTTCCAGGGACGGGTCAAGACCGCTGCGTCGAATCCGCTCGACCTGGATGCCGCAGTCGTGGCATCCGACATGGTGATCGGCTCCGTGCTCATTCCGGGCGCCAAGGCCCCCAAGCTCGTGACGAATGCGATGGTTGCGCGGATGCGACCGGGCTCGGTACTCGTGGACATCGCCGTCGATCAGGGCGGATGCTTCGAGGACAGCCACCCGACGACGCACGCCGACCCCACGTTCACGGTGCACGGCAGCGTCTTCTACTGCGTCGCGAACATGCCCGGCGCCGTCCCGAACACCTCGACGTCGGCCCTCACCAACGCCACGCTCCCCTACATCCGTCGCATCGTCGCGCACGGCTGGCGCGAGGCGCTGCGCACCGACCCTGCGCTGGCAGCGGGCCTGAACACCCACGCCGGCGCGGTCGTGAACGCGGGCGTCGCGACGGCACACGGGATGCCGCTGGGCTCGCTCGCCGACGCGGTGGCGTAG
- a CDS encoding asparaginase — protein sequence MPQTFSAQDAVELAVVERSGFIESRHTGSAVVLSPDGSVRTALGDIDSPVLPRSTLKPLQALGCLTAGADLDGECLGLATASHSGTDRHVDVVRSILHLAGKSEDDLGCPPAWPGDTATRDEIVRELGAPSRIRMNCSGKHAAMLLACTVNGWDAATYLDLNHPLQMHIREVAERLTGTKLSISAVDGCGAPVYGMSLTALARGIQRIATSSERSPFALHRHAAALVRAVKDNPWTIDGPGRPDTVVIEKLGVFAKTGAEGVLVMTAPDGTTVALKTLDGNGRAATVVALTLLVRAGALPAAQVAQVLGSLPLTIQGGGKDVGAIRPTV from the coding sequence GTGCCGCAGACGTTCTCCGCCCAGGATGCCGTGGAGCTCGCTGTCGTCGAACGCAGTGGCTTCATCGAGTCCCGTCACACCGGGAGCGCCGTCGTGCTCTCCCCCGACGGCTCGGTGCGCACCGCGCTGGGTGACATCGATTCCCCCGTGCTTCCCCGCTCCACCCTCAAGCCGCTGCAGGCACTGGGCTGCCTGACCGCCGGCGCCGACCTCGACGGCGAGTGCCTGGGCCTGGCCACCGCCAGCCACTCCGGCACCGACCGTCACGTCGACGTGGTGCGCAGCATCCTGCACCTGGCGGGCAAGAGCGAGGACGACCTCGGCTGCCCGCCGGCGTGGCCAGGCGACACGGCGACGCGCGACGAGATCGTCCGCGAACTCGGCGCCCCCTCCCGCATCCGCATGAACTGCTCGGGCAAGCACGCCGCCATGCTGCTCGCGTGCACGGTCAACGGCTGGGATGCCGCCACGTATCTCGACCTCAACCACCCCCTGCAGATGCACATCCGCGAGGTGGCCGAGCGTCTGACCGGCACCAAGCTCTCGATCTCCGCCGTCGACGGCTGCGGCGCACCGGTCTACGGCATGAGCCTCACGGCGCTCGCCCGCGGCATCCAGCGCATCGCCACGTCGTCCGAGCGCTCCCCGTTCGCGCTTCACCGCCACGCGGCGGCGCTCGTGCGCGCGGTCAAGGACAACCCGTGGACGATCGACGGCCCCGGGCGCCCCGACACCGTGGTCATCGAGAAGCTCGGCGTGTTCGCCAAGACCGGCGCGGAGGGCGTGCTCGTCATGACCGCTCCCGACGGCACCACGGTGGCGCTGAAGACGCTCGACGGCAACGGCCGGGCGGCCACCGTCGTCGCCCTCACGCTGCTCGTCCGGGCAGGCGCCCTGCCGGCGGCGCAGGTCGCCCAGGTGCTGGGATCTCTTCCGCTGACCATCCAGGGCGGCGGCAAAGACGTCGGAGCGATCCGCCCGACCGTGTGA
- a CDS encoding OsmC family protein, translating into MLGEHSYVVRTEWTGDRGTGTSGYRDYDRSVAIEIDGKPALAASADRPFRGDPAKWNPEDLLVAALSECHLLSYLHACVRAGVVVTSYRDEARGVLVLDGRGGGAFREVVLRPQVTVADPSMVEAALAAHAQAHEWCFIANSVNFPVRHDPVVTAE; encoded by the coding sequence ATGTTGGGCGAGCACAGTTACGTCGTGCGCACGGAGTGGACAGGCGACCGCGGCACGGGCACCAGTGGGTACCGCGATTACGACCGCTCCGTCGCGATCGAGATCGACGGCAAGCCGGCGCTGGCCGCCTCGGCCGACCGGCCGTTCCGCGGCGACCCGGCGAAGTGGAACCCCGAAGACCTGCTGGTGGCGGCGCTGTCGGAGTGCCACCTGCTGTCGTATCTGCACGCGTGCGTGCGAGCCGGGGTCGTGGTCACCTCCTACCGGGACGAGGCGCGGGGCGTGCTCGTGCTGGACGGTCGTGGCGGGGGAGCGTTCCGCGAGGTCGTGCTGCGCCCGCAGGTCACCGTGGCGGACCCGTCGATGGTCGAGGCCGCGCTCGCCGCCCACGCGCAGGCCCACGAGTGGTGCTTCATCGCGAACTCGGTGAACTTCCCCGTGCGCCACGACCCCGTCGTCACCGCCGAGTGA
- a CDS encoding lysophospholipid acyltransferase family protein — protein sequence MPERACEREYPRRVTAQPPASPKQTSETSLVPGVGLTYVVGRWIIAPLARLFYWPRIEGRKNVPRKGPVILASNHLSFIDSFVIPMASPRAVRFLAKASYFEGKGLKGWFAREFFYAVGAFPVQRGAGQAALDALDQQKRMLEAGWATALYPEGTRSLDGRLYKGRTGVAFLALQTGAPVVPVGLVGTNDAMPVGAKFPRLRPRVTVRFGEPIDLSHHGPASSGRARRLATDEIMSAIHALSGQELANAYNETPAQNPVERIKQVLPHERR from the coding sequence ATGCCCGAGCGCGCATGCGAACGGGAGTACCCTCGACGGGTGACTGCCCAGCCCCCTGCATCCCCCAAGCAGACGAGCGAGACCTCTCTGGTCCCCGGAGTCGGGCTCACCTACGTCGTCGGACGCTGGATCATCGCCCCGCTGGCGCGCCTGTTCTACTGGCCGCGCATCGAGGGGCGAAAGAACGTACCGCGCAAGGGTCCGGTGATCCTCGCGAGCAACCACTTGTCGTTCATCGACTCGTTCGTGATCCCCATGGCGTCGCCGCGCGCCGTCCGCTTCCTCGCCAAGGCGAGCTACTTCGAGGGCAAGGGACTCAAGGGGTGGTTCGCCCGCGAGTTCTTCTATGCGGTCGGCGCCTTCCCCGTGCAGCGCGGGGCGGGCCAGGCGGCGCTCGATGCCCTCGACCAGCAGAAGCGCATGCTCGAGGCGGGGTGGGCGACCGCCCTGTACCCCGAAGGCACGCGGTCCCTGGACGGGCGGCTGTACAAGGGGCGCACCGGCGTGGCGTTCCTGGCGCTGCAGACCGGGGCGCCGGTCGTTCCCGTCGGCCTCGTCGGCACGAACGACGCGATGCCGGTCGGCGCGAAGTTCCCGCGGTTGCGCCCCCGCGTGACCGTGCGCTTCGGGGAGCCGATCGATCTGTCCCACCACGGGCCGGCATCCTCGGGCCGTGCCCGGCGCCTGGCGACGGACGAGATCATGTCGGCCATCCACGCCCTGTCGGGCCAGGAACTCGCGAACGCGTACAACGAGACGCCCGCGCAGAACCCGGTCGAGCGCATCAAGCAGGTTCTGCCGCACGAGCGTCGCTGA
- a CDS encoding FKBP-type peptidyl-prolyl cis-trans isomerase: protein MRFRPLAALSVAAVSVVLLSGCTGSADPAETEGADSSALCDARLDAGAASDAVEAEGPVGEPPTVSFSAPLEIEQIETSVLVEGDGDRVTEGDYVNVAFVGLDAETATEIGAIGYVEGEMAAQQIGAQTGIGQFLGCATVGTRVAVALPADDATGTAAQVYVMDLLEIVPSAAWGEEQEPVEGMPTVELDETGAPTVTLPEGDAPTEYQLAVLKEGDGDTVAEGDNVQLQYQGVSWNTGEVFDQSWGRGPTAFPTTAVVKGFGDALVGQKVGSQVIAVLPPAVAYGEGEINEQDLVGQTLVFVIDILDIEPAATQ from the coding sequence GTGCGCTTCCGCCCCCTAGCCGCTCTGTCCGTCGCCGCCGTTTCGGTGGTCCTCCTTTCGGGATGCACGGGGTCGGCGGATCCCGCCGAGACTGAGGGCGCGGATTCGTCCGCGCTGTGCGACGCGCGGCTCGACGCCGGTGCCGCGTCCGACGCCGTCGAGGCCGAGGGGCCCGTTGGCGAGCCGCCCACCGTCAGCTTCTCCGCCCCGCTGGAGATCGAGCAGATCGAGACGTCGGTGCTCGTCGAGGGTGACGGCGACCGGGTCACGGAGGGCGACTACGTCAACGTCGCCTTCGTAGGACTGGATGCCGAGACCGCCACCGAGATCGGTGCGATCGGCTATGTCGAGGGGGAGATGGCCGCCCAGCAGATCGGCGCACAGACGGGGATCGGGCAGTTCCTCGGCTGCGCCACGGTCGGCACGCGCGTGGCGGTCGCCCTTCCCGCAGACGATGCCACCGGCACCGCAGCCCAGGTGTACGTCATGGACCTGCTCGAGATCGTCCCCAGCGCCGCGTGGGGCGAGGAGCAGGAGCCGGTCGAGGGCATGCCCACGGTCGAACTCGATGAGACCGGCGCGCCCACGGTGACGCTTCCCGAGGGCGACGCGCCGACCGAGTATCAGCTCGCCGTGCTCAAGGAGGGTGACGGTGACACCGTGGCCGAGGGCGACAACGTCCAGCTGCAGTACCAGGGCGTGTCGTGGAACACCGGCGAGGTGTTCGACCAGAGCTGGGGCAGGGGCCCCACCGCCTTCCCCACGACCGCGGTCGTGAAGGGCTTCGGCGACGCGCTGGTCGGCCAGAAGGTCGGCTCACAGGTCATCGCGGTGCTTCCGCCGGCCGTCGCGTACGGCGAGGGCGAGATCAACGAGCAGGACCTCGTCGGTCAGACCCTGGTCTTCGTCATCGACATCCTCGACATCGAGCCCGCGGCGACCCAGTGA
- the dxr gene encoding 1-deoxy-D-xylulose-5-phosphate reductoisomerase codes for MRRVLILGSTGSIGSQALDVIRAHPGRFEVVGLSAGSQRDALAGQAEEFRVEHTALGAVEAEQLVRDVEADVVLNGITGSVGLGPTIAALEAGRTLALANKESLIVGGDLVTALAAPGQIVPVDSEHSAIAQALRSGEPGEVRRLVLTASGGPFRGRTRDELASVTPAEALAHPTWDMGRVVTTNSATLVNKGLEVIEAHLLFGVDYADIDVVVHPQSIVHSMVEFVDGSTIAQASPPDMRLPISLGLDWPHRVSGVGRPLDWTTATSWTFEPLDERAFPAVALAKQVGRIGGTYPAVFNAANEQAVDAFHEGRLGFTDIVDTVRAVVDRHEAPSALSRESLAEAEEWARRTADALIAGGQKV; via the coding sequence GTGCGACGCGTTCTGATCCTCGGCTCCACCGGTTCCATCGGCAGTCAGGCCCTCGACGTCATCCGCGCCCATCCGGGCCGGTTCGAGGTCGTGGGCCTGTCGGCCGGTTCGCAGCGCGACGCGCTGGCAGGCCAGGCGGAGGAGTTCCGCGTCGAGCACACGGCGCTGGGGGCGGTCGAGGCCGAGCAGCTGGTGCGCGACGTCGAAGCCGACGTGGTACTCAACGGCATCACGGGCTCGGTGGGGCTCGGCCCGACCATCGCCGCGCTCGAAGCCGGGCGCACCCTGGCCCTGGCCAACAAGGAGTCGCTCATCGTCGGCGGCGACCTCGTCACCGCGCTCGCCGCCCCCGGCCAGATCGTGCCGGTGGACTCGGAGCACTCCGCCATCGCCCAGGCGCTGCGCTCGGGGGAGCCCGGCGAGGTGCGCCGGCTCGTGCTCACCGCCTCGGGCGGGCCGTTCCGCGGCCGTACCCGCGACGAGCTGGCATCCGTCACCCCCGCCGAGGCCCTCGCGCACCCCACGTGGGACATGGGGCGAGTGGTCACCACGAACTCCGCGACGCTCGTCAACAAGGGCCTCGAGGTCATCGAGGCCCACCTGCTGTTCGGCGTCGACTACGCCGACATCGATGTCGTGGTGCACCCGCAGTCGATCGTGCACTCGATGGTGGAGTTCGTCGACGGCTCGACGATCGCCCAGGCGTCACCGCCGGACATGCGCCTGCCGATCTCGCTGGGCCTGGACTGGCCGCACCGGGTGTCGGGCGTCGGACGCCCGCTGGATTGGACCACAGCGACCTCGTGGACGTTCGAGCCGCTGGATGAGCGCGCCTTCCCCGCCGTGGCGCTCGCCAAGCAGGTCGGCCGTATCGGCGGAACGTATCCCGCCGTGTTCAACGCCGCGAACGAGCAGGCCGTCGACGCGTTCCACGAGGGTCGGCTCGGCTTCACGGACATCGTCGACACGGTGCGCGCCGTCGTCGACCGGCATGAGGCGCCGTCAGCTCTCTCGCGCGAGAGTCTCGCCGAGGCAGAGGAATGGGCGCGGCGCACCGCCGACGCCCTGATCGCCGGGGGTCAGAAGGTCTGA
- the pflA gene encoding pyruvate formate-lyase-activating protein, whose protein sequence is MLVPAPDAARPDSDGRHAHLEAVRAGRVASVHSWELVTSVDGPGTRMTLFLAGCPLRCQYCHNPDTWQQRDGIPTEVDDVLARLRRYLPVFKATGGGLTISGGEPLQQPAFVTRLAREAKELGIHVALDTSGNLGRNASDALLDDLGMVLLDVKSGLPDTYREVTGRELQPTIDFGDRLAAKGVPVWIRFVLVPGLTDAPENVEAVADIVERWPNVARVEVLPFHQMGTSKWERLGIDYALADVQPPEADHAESVRDRFRARGLQTF, encoded by the coding sequence ATCCTGGTGCCGGCGCCCGATGCCGCACGCCCTGACTCCGACGGACGTCACGCCCACCTCGAAGCTGTTCGGGCGGGTCGCGTCGCGAGCGTGCACTCCTGGGAGCTCGTCACTTCCGTGGACGGTCCCGGCACCAGGATGACCCTCTTCCTCGCCGGATGCCCGCTGCGCTGCCAGTACTGCCACAACCCCGACACGTGGCAGCAGCGCGACGGCATCCCCACCGAGGTCGACGATGTGCTGGCGCGCTTGCGCCGGTACCTGCCGGTGTTCAAGGCCACCGGCGGCGGGCTCACCATCTCGGGTGGCGAGCCCCTGCAGCAGCCGGCGTTCGTGACGCGACTGGCCCGCGAGGCGAAGGAGCTCGGCATCCATGTCGCCCTCGACACCTCGGGCAACCTCGGACGCAACGCCTCCGACGCCCTGCTGGACGACCTCGGCATGGTGCTGCTGGACGTGAAGTCGGGCCTGCCGGACACGTACCGCGAGGTGACCGGCCGCGAGCTGCAGCCCACCATCGACTTCGGCGACCGCCTGGCGGCCAAGGGCGTGCCGGTGTGGATCCGGTTCGTCCTCGTTCCGGGTCTGACCGACGCCCCCGAGAACGTGGAGGCCGTGGCTGACATCGTCGAGCGCTGGCCGAACGTCGCGCGCGTCGAGGTGCTGCCGTTCCACCAGATGGGCACGTCGAAGTGGGAGCGCCTGGGCATCGACTACGCCCTGGCCGACGTGCAGCCGCCCGAGGCGGACCACGCCGAGAGCGTGCGCGATCGCTTCCGCGCGCGGGGTCTTCAGACCTTCTGA